AAACAAACCTGGCTATAATCTCCAAGTCGCTGCTAATAATCAATTTACTTTGGATTATACACTTGCGTCTAATTCAACTGATATGCGTACTTTGATTCCATTTTTAGAAAAGATGGATGCTGATGTTGTCCAAGGTACGATAGTCGCTGATGCTGGTTATGGGTTTGAACCTAACTCCGAGTTTATCGAAGATAAATTAGGAGTGCTTGATTATCTTATTCCATATAATACGATATTAAAGGAAGAAATCAAACGTTGGAGATCAGATGAGCGCAAAATGATGAATTGGCATTATAACGCTGAAGATGATTACTATATAGATCCAAATGTATTGACCAAAAAAGAAAACGTCAGAAAGATCTATATCAATCCACAATGGGAATGTTTCAAGTGGAAAGTAAAAACAAACTTTTCAAATATTGAAAAAAATAAGATCTATCGTAGAAGAAAGTATGAAATCGAACCTATTTTCGGTAATTTGAAGGCTTATTGGGGTTTTACTCGATTTACCGTACGAAGTAAGAAAAAGGTAAATCGTCAGATGGGAATAGCGTTAATAGCATTGAATATGTGGGAAATGTCCACTAGTAGTTCAAAAATATCACCAAATAATAAAAACAAAAAGAAGATCACTCGAATTTTTTGAAAAATTCGGGTATCCGTCAACTGATATGGATATTCCGATAAGCACTTCCTACAAGAAATTGTGGGAAGTGTTTTTTTACGCAAATATACAATCAATTCGTAAAAATAAAAATTGTTGATTAGCAAAACCGTAACAACTTCGTTTTAAGAGTTTGATCTTTCGATTGATACCGCTAAGGGACCATTAGAGTATTTTGAAGTTACACTATTTATTAGATAGATACGATTTTTACGGAAAGTACGAATGGTCGTATCCATCTCTGTATTGGTGCGCTCATAACTATCAAGAACCTCATTCAAAGTAGTAATGTCTTTATTCTTCAAAGCTAAGGTAATATCTTGGTAAGTCTGATAAACTATTTTGAATTCAGAAAATTTATTGATGATCAAGTCGATTGCATTCTGTTGAGTCATATATTCATTGATCCCCCTAAGATAGACAACATTTTTAGGGTCGATCTCATCAGATTTCTTATGGAATAAACGCCACTGTGATTTGAGAATCTTGTATTCTCGACTACGCTTATTGAGTGACCTAGTGAGAGCGATTCGACAACTGTCTAAAGCACGTCCGGCTAGCTGAACGATATGAAACCGATCAATAATAATCTTGGCATTCGGGAAAAGTTGGCGAATGAAGCGCTGGTATTGAGCGTTTAGATCAATGACGACCGATTCCACTTGATCACGTTCAAACTTTGAGTAACGATTTTCAAAATAATTGATAATGGTAGAAGATAGTCTATCTGGGAGTTTAACAACTAACTTATGAGTTTGTGCATCACAACAGATAAAAGAAGTTGTATTTTTAATCGAACGAAATTCATCAAAACAAAGATTCTTGGGCAAAACAGGCACTCGATATTGAGGTTTGATTCGTTCTACAATAGTTCTTCGAACACTACTAGCAGAGCAATGACAGATGCGAGCGATAAGTTCACCGTTCAAACCTTCCCTAGCCAATAACATGATCTGATTTTTTAGTTTACGAGAAAGAGTTTGATTAGGCTTAGTCAATCCAGAGGTCGCACCGAAAGTTGTGCGACAATTTTTACATTGATAGCGTTGTTTACGAAGGATCATTTCATAACGTATACCGTTTAAACTTGGCAAACGTACGTGAGCTTTGGCAAAACCATTTTTATTAACAGTGGCAAAGCCACAATTTCGACAACGATTGATAGGATAAGATAGTACAGCTTTGATCAAAACTAATTTCTCTGTGCCATTATATAAATTATCGATAACATCAATAACTTTGAGATTAGGGTCTTTAATATTTAGAAGTTTTAGTATACAATCGTTATGGGACATTTAAATTCTCTCCTTTACGTGGTTTGTGGTGAATTCATTGTATAACGAGAGGGCATTAAATGTCCTTTTTTTTGCGCAAAAAAACTGGCATGGATGAAAAATTCCATACCAGAAAGTGTATACCCATTTTCGCAGAGCTTCGTGTATCTTATTTTATTACGCAGTTTTTTTAATGTATCATTATCTGGATACATCAAAGAAGAGCCTTAGCGGTAGTTTTTCTTGTGTATCCTACCACGAAAATTCAATTAGAAAGTATAGTATCTATTATGTTTTCTTCGAATTATACTGCAAATTCAATTGATCCGCATCTTAAGTTTGGTGGCGGTTCTATTAGAGGTATCAAATATCTTATTTTTCCTGCTGCTATTGATTTCTTACCCTAAGAATTAGCTAGTTTTAGATGCCATAATTGTGGAGATACTGCTTCATATCGTAAAGGTTTTATTCCTAAACATTTTATAAGAGTTTCTTCTGTCAATGCGACATATCAAACTGCTATTGCTGCTCACTCTAATAGATTATGCTGTCGTAACTGTAATTCTACTTGCCACGTAGGTTCTGTTTGTTCAGTAAAAATATTTTGATCAATTGAAAAAATTGGGGATTTATTATAGGATGATTACTAAGCTAAAAAATGAAGAAATTGAACTAGGATATTATTGCAAATCAAATTAGTCGCAGTTAAGGAAAACTTGGAATTACTTTTATATTATCCAGTTGGAGAGGAATAGTGAACTAACGCTAAAGAATCGCATAATAGCAACAAATAAACCAGCTAAATTTGTCTTTGATGGTCAATTTTAGCTAGTTTTTTTATTTTATCGTTTAGAATTTTTCGGTGTATCATATTAACCTTTAAGGGTAGCTGATTTTACGCTAAAATATTAAACAAAGGAGGTCTAAAATGGTAGAGTTTACTCTTGGATCTCTTGCTAATGATACTTTTAAAATCTTTAAAAGAAAATCAAGTTGAAGTGAAAGTAGAACACTATATACCACTATCTCAACAAGAGATAGCAATATTAACCACATGTCTAAATTAAAGACAAATCGACTGCTGCGTGAATTGATCGAAGGAGGTTATGTAAGTTCCTATCAAAATAAGCGTGGTAAATATGTTATTACTGAAAAAGGTCATAAGGTACTGAGACTTTTTCAAAGAAGAAATGTGTGATAATAATATTTTAATGGGAAAGGTAAATGAATAAGATGAAAAAAGAATTAGAAAATCTCCTTACCCACCAAGAATTCTTGGTGGGTGGGAAACTCAATAAGAACAGACTGGCAGAGCTGGCAAGAACTTACAACCCAACTTTACTTAATGTTTTGATGAGTGATGATAATATCTCACAGCATTTTTTCAGTAAGTTGGAAAATGATGTCTTAGTATTCAAAAAAGATACATTTCTCCAGTTTCTTAATAATAAAGAATTTCTTCCAGACAGTTTTACAGCTTATAAAACTAAAATTGGGTTAGCTACAGAGAGTCAGTATCTTTTAGAAAATAAGAATGTTGTTCTTAATTTTCCTTACAAAGACTGTGTATTGGAAGGTGGGCAGAATAAGGAAGATGCAAAACGACAAGAAATTTTCTTTAATGAGACATTAGCACCAACAGAAATAAATCGACTATTAGATGACAAAGTCTTAACAAACTTCAAACGTTTTGATGAAAATGGGGAGCATAAGCTTGAAAATTTATCTGACACAGATAACCTCATTATCAAAGGAAATAATCTTATTGCTCTGCATAGTTTGAAAAAACGTTTTGCTAGTAAGGTTAAACTGATTTATATTGATCCACCTTATAATACAGGGAATGATAGCTTTAATTATAATGACAACTTTAATCATTCCACTTGGCTGACCTTTATGAAGAATAGGCTAGAAGTAGCTAGAGAGTTGTTGAGTGCTGATGGAATGATTTTTGTTCAAACTGACGATACAGAGCATGCTTATTTAAGAGTTTTAATGGATGAAATATTTGAAAAAAAATATCTCAATACAGTTGTTATAAAATCAAAAGCTTCATCAGGTGCAAGTGGTGGTGGTGAAGATAAAAGGTTGAAGAAAAATACAGAGTTTATTTTGGTTTATGCAAACAATGAAGCTCAGATTAAAATTCAACAAAAGCCGTTCCCGTTAGTTGATTATATTACTGAAAGAAAAGAGTCTGGAAGAACTTTTGCATATACCAATGTGCTTGTGAATTCTGGAGAGTTGGTAAAAATTGGAGAAACTGTAGATGGTCGAGGAGATGTTATTGAACTTTTTAATGTCAGAGGCTATGAAACTAAATCTGTCAAGAAGATAATGAAAGAAGAAAATATTTCTGAAGAAGAAGTTTATAAAAAATACTTGGATAGAATCTATACTACAGAAAATGCTCAAACTTCTATAAGGGATAGGGTAAGGGATGCAGTTGATGACAATGGTTATACAATCGCTAGGTATAGACCAGTATCTGGCAAGAATAGAGGGAAATTAATTGATGTTGGGTTTATTGGAACGACAAAACGATTAGTGAGCTTTTTGAAAGAAACAACATTTATCGATGAAGGAGTTGTTTATAAAACAGAAAAAGCTGGCACACTTTGGGAAGATATTTCTTGGAGTAGTATAAAAAATGAAGGTGGAGTTACGCTTGATAATGGAAAGAAACCTGAAAAATTACTTCAGAGAATCATTGCAAGTGCAACAGAAGAAAATGATATTGTATTAGACTTCTTTGGTGGTTCGGGTTCTACGGCAGCTACTGCTCACAAAATGGGACGACAGTATATCTCTATTGAACAAATGGATTATATTGAAGACAAAATTGTTGAACGTTTGAATAATGTTATTAAAGGTGATGCTACCGGTATCTCTAAAGATGTCGAATGGAAAGGTGGAGGTTCATTTGTCTATGCCGAACTAAAAAACGATGCACAGGATTTTAAAAATACCATCATAAACGTCACTACTACCGAAGAATTACTTGAACTATTTGAATTGGCTAAAGAATCTTCATTTTTGTCTTATCGTGTTGATCCTAAAAAGCTAAAAAAAGACGAGTTTGAAACCCTTTCTTTGGCTGAACAAAAACAAGTCTTGTCTGATATTATTGACAATAACAACCTTTATGTTAATTATTCTGATATTGACGATGGAGATTACCATATCTCAGAATACGATAAACGTT
This window of the Ligilactobacillus faecis genome carries:
- a CDS encoding winged helix-turn-helix domain-containing protein — protein: MSKLKTNRLLRELIEGGYVSSYQNKRGKYVITEKGHKVLRLFQRRNV
- a CDS encoding DNA methyltransferase: MKKELENLLTHQEFLVGGKLNKNRLAELARTYNPTLLNVLMSDDNISQHFFSKLENDVLVFKKDTFLQFLNNKEFLPDSFTAYKTKIGLATESQYLLENKNVVLNFPYKDCVLEGGQNKEDAKRQEIFFNETLAPTEINRLLDDKVLTNFKRFDENGEHKLENLSDTDNLIIKGNNLIALHSLKKRFASKVKLIYIDPPYNTGNDSFNYNDNFNHSTWLTFMKNRLEVARELLSADGMIFVQTDDTEHAYLRVLMDEIFEKKYLNTVVIKSKASSGASGGGEDKRLKKNTEFILVYANNEAQIKIQQKPFPLVDYITERKESGRTFAYTNVLVNSGELVKIGETVDGRGDVIELFNVRGYETKSVKKIMKEENISEEEVYKKYLDRIYTTENAQTSIRDRVRDAVDDNGYTIARYRPVSGKNRGKLIDVGFIGTTKRLVSFLKETTFIDEGVVYKTEKAGTLWEDISWSSIKNEGGVTLDNGKKPEKLLQRIIASATEENDIVLDFFGGSGSTAATAHKMGRQYISIEQMDYIEDKIVERLNNVIKGDATGISKDVEWKGGGSFVYAELKNDAQDFKNTIINVTTTEELLELFELAKESSFLSYRVDPKKLKKDEFETLSLAEQKQVLSDIIDNNNLYVNYSDIDDGDYHISEYDKRLNHQFYQGGQ